One Terriglobales bacterium DNA segment encodes these proteins:
- the gcvT gene encoding glycine cleavage system aminomethyltransferase GcvT, whose protein sequence is MSSTADVSTATIRKTALNAVHRMMGAKMVDFNGWDMPVEYPAGLIAEHLAVRSGVGIFDVSHMGDIRISGRQALAAVQHITMNDASKLQIGQCQYSAMLYPQGTFVDDVIVHRFGENDFFFVINAGTREKDINWVRENTRSFECKVEHLSDDFTQIAIQGPRGVDLLQKLTDADLSKVKFYWFTRGTVCGLKNTLIARTGYTAEDGFEIYVPTDEATSERVWNEVMAAGKEFHVLPCGLGARNTLRLEGKLALYGHEISDSTTVWEAGLERWLKMDKSEFIGRRSLERQQVDGVTRTLAGLEMIERGIARDGYKVRDESGREIGYVTSGSYAPFLKKNIALAYLPPSLSRLDSIVGVEIRGQAVKAKVVPVPFYRRPKKQAA, encoded by the coding sequence GTGTCTTCCACTGCAGATGTTTCAACCGCGACCATTCGCAAGACAGCTCTCAATGCCGTCCATCGCATGATGGGCGCGAAGATGGTGGATTTCAATGGTTGGGACATGCCGGTGGAATACCCCGCCGGATTGATTGCGGAGCATCTCGCGGTGCGGTCGGGAGTGGGCATTTTTGACGTCAGCCACATGGGCGACATCCGCATCTCGGGACGGCAGGCGCTGGCGGCGGTGCAGCACATCACCATGAATGACGCGTCGAAGCTGCAGATCGGGCAGTGCCAGTATTCGGCGATGCTCTATCCGCAAGGAACCTTCGTGGATGACGTCATCGTTCATCGTTTTGGAGAAAACGATTTTTTCTTTGTCATCAATGCCGGCACGCGCGAAAAAGACATCAACTGGGTGCGCGAGAATACCCGCTCGTTCGAATGCAAAGTCGAGCATCTGAGCGACGACTTTACGCAGATCGCGATTCAGGGACCGCGCGGCGTGGACCTGCTGCAGAAGCTGACCGACGCCGATTTGTCCAAGGTGAAGTTTTACTGGTTCACCCGCGGAACGGTGTGCGGGCTGAAGAACACGTTGATCGCCCGCACTGGCTACACTGCCGAAGATGGCTTCGAGATTTACGTGCCCACCGACGAAGCGACAAGCGAGCGCGTGTGGAACGAGGTGATGGCGGCGGGCAAGGAATTCCATGTTCTGCCCTGCGGGTTGGGCGCCCGCAACACGCTGCGGCTGGAAGGCAAGCTGGCGCTGTATGGGCACGAGATTTCGGATTCGACCACCGTGTGGGAAGCCGGACTGGAGCGCTGGCTGAAAATGGACAAGAGCGAGTTCATCGGGCGCAGGTCGCTGGAGCGGCAGCAGGTCGACGGCGTTACGCGAACGCTGGCCGGTTTGGAAATGATCGAGCGCGGCATTGCTCGGGACGGTTACAAGGTTCGCGATGAGTCGGGCCGCGAGATCGGCTACGTGACCAGCGGATCGTATGCGCCGTTCCTGAAGAAGAACATCGCCCTTGCCTACCTGCCCCCGTCACTCTCCAGGTTGGACAGCATCGTCGGGGTCGAAATTCGCGGCCAGGCGGTGAAGGCCAAGGTGGTACCGGTGCCGTTTTACCGAAGGCCGAAGAAGCAGGCGGCGTAG
- the gcvH gene encoding glycine cleavage system protein GcvH has product MAYPANLKYTKEHEWIKVDGDTGTIGITDHAQKALGDIVFVELPKPGAALTAGKSLGTVESVKAVSDIYAPASGTVAEVNQELATAPEKINSDPHGAWMVKVKLSNPGEVKNLLSSADYEKFVAEEAGH; this is encoded by the coding sequence ATGGCCTATCCGGCAAACTTGAAGTACACCAAAGAGCATGAGTGGATCAAGGTGGATGGCGATACCGGTACGATTGGGATTACCGACCACGCGCAGAAAGCGCTGGGCGATATCGTGTTCGTGGAATTGCCCAAGCCCGGCGCGGCTCTGACCGCGGGCAAGAGCCTGGGAACGGTGGAGTCGGTGAAGGCGGTCTCCGACATCTACGCGCCGGCTTCCGGAACTGTGGCCGAGGTCAATCAGGAGCTCGCAACGGCGCCGGAGAAGATTAACTCCGACCCGCACGGCGCTTGGATGGTGAAGGTGAAGCTCAGCAACCCGGGCGAGGTGAAGAACCTGCTCTCCTCCGCCGATTATGAGAAGTTTGTCGCCGAGGAAGCAGGACACTAG
- a CDS encoding nucleoside deaminase, with amino-acid sequence MNDAALLREALDEARAGLKEGGLPIGSVLADAAGRIVARGHNLRVQTGDPTAHAEVVCIRNAGRRRDWPELTLVSTLSPCIMCTGTSLLFRIPRIIIGENQNFLGAEHLFRDGGTSVSVLGDPECLEMMRSFIAAHPDLWNEDIGK; translated from the coding sequence ATGAACGATGCCGCGCTACTGCGGGAAGCTCTTGATGAAGCTCGAGCCGGCCTTAAGGAAGGCGGGCTGCCCATCGGTTCCGTGCTCGCTGACGCCGCGGGGCGAATCGTTGCCCGCGGGCACAATCTCCGGGTGCAGACGGGCGATCCGACGGCGCACGCCGAGGTGGTCTGCATTCGCAATGCAGGCCGGCGGCGCGATTGGCCGGAGCTGACGCTGGTCAGCACGCTCAGCCCCTGCATCATGTGTACCGGCACCAGCCTCCTCTTTCGCATCCCCCGCATCATTATCGGCGAGAACCAGAATTTTCTCGGTGCCGAGCACCTGTTTCGCGATGGCGGGACGAGTGTGTCGGTGCTCGGCGATCCAGAGTGCTTGGAGATGATGCGCTCCTTCATCGCCGCCCATCCTGACCTGTGGAATGAGGATATTGGGAAGTAA
- a CDS encoding type II secretion system protein: MDNYSRQRRRADVGFTLIELMVVVLILTIMMGVVFRQVDLVQKRARTEQSKLDAFQQGRDFVDLMVRDIHGAGYPNARVQDASQITNGLSDPKNAIGLVKVDTGELRLETYDDQGKVIAVVYQLNSGVLQRSQYFKNNASPLTGQTVSLQNGVENVQNTTIFTAYKTDGSVVTLPVDISSSPTAIASIKSIEIVLQVQGNVTDIQSRVRPVTTLRSVVRVTNCSEATTGQSNSC, from the coding sequence ATGGACAACTATTCGCGCCAGCGACGGCGCGCCGACGTGGGCTTCACGTTGATCGAACTCATGGTGGTGGTGCTGATCCTGACCATCATGATGGGGGTGGTGTTCCGCCAGGTGGACCTGGTCCAGAAACGCGCCCGCACCGAGCAGTCCAAGCTGGACGCGTTCCAGCAGGGGCGCGACTTTGTCGACCTGATGGTCCGCGATATTCACGGCGCGGGATATCCCAATGCGCGCGTTCAGGATGCATCGCAGATCACCAATGGGCTTAGCGACCCCAAGAACGCCATCGGCCTGGTGAAGGTAGATACCGGCGAACTGCGCCTGGAAACTTATGACGACCAGGGCAAAGTCATCGCGGTGGTATACCAGCTCAATTCCGGCGTCCTGCAGCGCAGCCAGTATTTCAAGAACAACGCCAGTCCTCTTACCGGCCAGACCGTTTCGCTGCAAAACGGCGTGGAGAACGTCCAGAATACGACCATCTTTACAGCCTATAAGACCGACGGCTCAGTGGTCACTCTGCCCGTGGACATCAGCTCCAGTCCGACCGCTATCGCCAGTATCAAGTCGATCGAAATCGTGTTGCAGGTCCAGGGCAACGTGACCGACATTCAAAGCCGAGTTCGTCCCGTCACCACCTTGCGATCGGTGGTGCGGGTTACGAACTGCTCGGAAGCCACTACCGGGCAGTCGAATAGCTGCTGA
- a CDS encoding STAS domain-containing protein, protein MILEIQKKTVGNAVVMEMTGRITLGRDCQQIESDVDELIRGKQTRIVFDLSGVKYMDSSGVGIMVMCSAKIKQAGGELRLAGATGVVEQTLKLTRMNLIVPTHATVEEALSAAEAARAG, encoded by the coding sequence ATGATTCTGGAGATTCAGAAGAAGACGGTTGGGAACGCGGTCGTCATGGAGATGACTGGCCGGATCACGCTGGGGCGGGATTGCCAGCAAATCGAGTCGGACGTGGATGAACTGATCCGCGGCAAGCAGACCCGGATCGTGTTTGACCTGTCCGGTGTCAAGTACATGGACAGCAGCGGTGTGGGAATCATGGTCATGTGCTCGGCGAAGATCAAACAGGCGGGAGGGGAACTGCGGCTGGCCGGCGCTACAGGCGTTGTGGAGCAGACGCTGAAGCTGACTCGCATGAACCTGATCGTGCCGACCCATGCCACGGTGGAGGAAGCATTGTCGGCGGCCGAAGCGGCCCGCGCCGGCTGA